One window of the Eucalyptus grandis isolate ANBG69807.140 chromosome 8, ASM1654582v1, whole genome shotgun sequence genome contains the following:
- the LOC104414401 gene encoding ammonium transporter 1 member 1, whose amino-acid sequence MASCSADLAPLMGPNATAAASYICDRLSDTSYAVDTTYLLFSAYLVFSMQLGFAMLCAGSVRAKNTMNIMLTNVLDAAAGGLFYYLFGFAFAFGSPSNGFIGHHFFGLKKVPSVAIDYSNFLYQWAFAIAAAGITSGSIAERTQFVAYLIYSAFLTGFVYPVVSHWFWSTDGWASAFNSDDLLFGSGVIDFAGSGVVHMVGGIAGFWGALIEGPRIGRFDHSGRSVALRGHSASLVVLGTFLLWFGWYGFNPGSFNKILVAYGSGSYYGQWSAVGRTAVTTTLAGCTAALTTLFGKRLLSGHWNVTDVCNGLLGGFAAITAGCSVVEPWAAIICGFVAALVLISCNKIAEKVRYDDPLEAAQLHGGCGAWGVIFTALFADKEYVAQIYGADRPYGLFMGGGGKLLAAHVIQILVIIGWVSATMGPLFFVLHKLKLLRISAEDEMAGMDLTRHGGFAYVYHDDDESPKNGIQLRKVEPSSTAPRV is encoded by the coding sequence ATGGCTTCCTGCTCGGCCGACCTGGCGCCCCTCATGGGCCCCAACGCCACGGCCGCCGCCTCCTACATCTGCGACCGCCTCTCCGACACCTCCTACGCCGTCGACACCACCTACCTCCTCTTCTCCGCCTACCTCGTCTTCTCCATGCAGCTCGGCTTCGCCATGCTCTGCGCCGGCTCCGTCCGCGCCAAGAACACCATGAACATCATGCTCACCAACGTcctcgacgccgccgccggcggccTCTTCTACTACCTCTTCGGCTTCGCCTTCGCCTTCGGCTCCCCCTCCAACGGCTTCATCGGCCACCATTTCTTCGGCCTCAAGAAGGTCCCCTCCGTGGCCATCGACTACAGTAACTTCCTCTACCAGTGGGCcttcgccatcgccgccgccgggatCACCAGCGGCTCCATCGCCGAGCGCACCCAGTTCGTCGCCTACCTGATCTACTCCGCCTTCTTGACCGGGTTTGTTTACCCGGTCGTCTCCCATTGGTTCTGGTCCACCGACGGGTGGGCCAGCGCCTTCAATTCGGACGATCTGCTGTTCGGGTCCGGAGTCATCGACTTCGCCGGGTCGGGCGTCGTCCACATGGTCGGCGGCATCGCCGGCTTCTGGGGCGCCCTCATCGAGGGCCCCCGCATCGGCCGCTTCGACCACTCGGGCCGCTCCGTCGCCCTCCGCGGCCACTCCGCCTCCCTCGTCGTCCTCGGCACCTTCCTCCTCTGGTTCGGGTGGTACGGCTTCAACCCCGGCTCGTTCAACAAGATCCTCGTCGCGTACGGTAGCGGTAGCTACTACGGCCAGTGGAGCGCCGTCGGCCGGACCGCCGTCACCACCACGCTCGCCGGCTGCACTGCCGCGCTCACCACGCTGTTCGGGAAGCGCCTCCTCTCCGGGCACTGGAACGTGACCGACGTGTGCAACGGCCTCCTCGGCGGGTTCGCCGCCATCACCGCCGGCTGCTCGGTGGTCGAGCCCTGGGCCGCCATCATCTGCGGGTTCGTCGCCGCCCTGGTGCTGATTAGCTGCAACAAGATCGCGGAGAAGGTGAGGTACGACGACCCGCTCGAAGCCGCGCAGCTCCACGGCGGCTGCGGCGCGTGGGGCGTCATCTTCACGGCGCTCTTCGCCGACAAGGAGTACGTGGCCCAGATCTACGGGGCGGACCGCCCTTACGGGCTCTTCATGGGCGGCGGCGGGAAGCTCCTGGCCGCTCACGTGATCCAAATCCTGGTGATCATCGGGTGGGTCAGCGCCACCATGGGGCCGCTGTTCTTCGTGCTCCACAAGCTCAAGCTGCTGCGGATCTCGGCCGAGGACGAGATGGCCGGCATGGACCTGACCCGGCACGGCGGCTTCGCCTACGTGTACCACGACGACGACGAATCGCCGAAGAACGGGATTCAATTGAGGAAAGTCGAGCCCTCCTCCACAGCGCCGAGAGTCTAG